A genomic window from Thiomonas arsenitoxydans includes:
- a CDS encoding PGDYG domain-containing protein → MTENEPSAPLLQNVDLRIDPQAATYIKHETVQVQFAVDSGELTSREGPNRYAAGDAIITGATGDRWSVSRARFEARYQALAPTSMGQNGAYINQPIPVLARQMPTPFRMARSAGGDLLRGNPGDWLLQYAPGDYGVVEQGRFAQVYRKVAPP, encoded by the coding sequence ATGACCGAAAACGAACCCAGCGCGCCGCTGTTGCAAAACGTCGATTTGCGCATCGACCCGCAGGCAGCCACCTACATCAAGCATGAGACCGTGCAGGTGCAATTCGCCGTCGATTCCGGCGAATTGACCAGCCGCGAAGGCCCCAATCGTTACGCAGCGGGCGATGCCATCATCACCGGCGCCACCGGCGACCGCTGGAGCGTGTCGCGCGCCCGTTTCGAGGCGCGCTACCAAGCCCTCGCGCCGACGTCCATGGGACAGAATGGCGCTTACATCAACCAGCCCATTCCCGTTCTGGCGCGGCAGATGCCCACACCGTTTCGCATGGCCCGCAGCGCTGGCGGCGATCTGCTGCGCGGCAACCCCGGTGATTGGCTGCTGCAATACGCGCCGGGCGATTACGGCGTGGTGGAGCAGGGACGGTTTGCGCAGGTTTACCGGAAAGTCGCGCCTCCTTGA
- a CDS encoding ATP-binding cassette domain-containing protein, with translation MSLEVGERVGLIGRNGTGKSSLLRILAGLEPPDDGLVQVQQGLRRVYVPQEADFSAQASVFDVVSEGVAEARALRDRFEQHAPEDDLDALQTRIELLDGWNWETRVDQTLQRLQLDGTTLVGSLSGGMQKRVALAQALVAAPDVLLLDEPTNHLDLDAIAWLEELLTGFRGSLILITHDRAFLDDVATRIVELDRGTLRSYPGNFAAYEARKEQELADESVMNARADKLLAQEEVWIRKGVEARRTRSVSRINRLEALRSQRAARRDSLGRVKLEVDGGQSSGKIVAELQGVNKAYGDRVLVRDFSATILRGDKVGLIGPNGAGKTTLLKLILGEIEPDSGTVRQGTRLQIAYFDQMRAVLNLDATLADTISPGSEWVEVAGQRKHVMSYLGDFLFSPARANSPVKSLSGGERNRLLLARLFARPANVLVLDEPTNDLDIDTLELLEQLLQDFPGTVFLVSHDRRFLDNVVTSTIVSEATPEDPGRWREYEGGVSDWLTQSQRARALQAQLNKSAAGGADKRGAAPTKSAQAQPPIPPVPAKRKLSYKEQRELQELPGRIAALEAEQKSLSDQLADPASYTSATTRISEMQERYAQIDEELLHALERWEVLDGK, from the coding sequence ATGTCGCTGGAGGTGGGCGAGCGGGTGGGCCTGATCGGTCGCAACGGCACCGGAAAGTCATCCCTGCTGCGTATTCTGGCCGGGCTGGAGCCGCCCGACGATGGCCTGGTGCAGGTGCAGCAGGGTCTGCGCCGGGTGTATGTGCCGCAGGAGGCGGATTTTTCTGCCCAAGCCAGCGTGTTCGATGTGGTGAGCGAAGGCGTGGCCGAAGCCCGCGCCCTGCGCGACCGTTTCGAGCAGCACGCGCCCGAAGACGACCTCGACGCCCTGCAGACCCGTATCGAACTGCTCGACGGATGGAACTGGGAGACGCGCGTCGATCAAACACTGCAGCGTCTGCAACTCGACGGCACGACGCTCGTGGGCAGTCTGTCCGGCGGGATGCAAAAGCGCGTGGCCCTGGCGCAGGCGCTGGTGGCGGCGCCCGACGTGCTGCTGCTCGACGAGCCGACCAATCACCTCGATCTCGATGCCATCGCCTGGCTGGAAGAACTGCTCACCGGCTTTCGCGGCAGCCTGATTCTCATCACCCACGACCGGGCGTTTCTCGACGATGTGGCGACCCGCATTGTCGAACTCGATCGCGGCACGTTGCGCAGTTATCCCGGCAATTTCGCCGCTTATGAGGCGCGTAAGGAGCAGGAACTGGCCGATGAGTCGGTGATGAACGCCCGCGCCGACAAGCTTCTGGCGCAGGAAGAAGTGTGGATACGCAAGGGCGTAGAAGCGCGGCGGACCCGCAGCGTGAGCCGCATCAACCGCCTGGAGGCGCTGCGCAGCCAACGCGCGGCGCGGCGCGATTCGCTCGGGCGCGTCAAACTTGAGGTGGATGGCGGTCAGTCCAGCGGCAAGATCGTGGCCGAGTTGCAAGGCGTCAACAAGGCCTATGGCGACCGAGTGCTGGTGCGCGATTTTTCCGCCACCATTCTGCGTGGCGACAAGGTCGGCCTCATTGGGCCCAACGGCGCGGGCAAAACCACGCTGCTCAAGCTCATTCTGGGCGAGATCGAACCCGATAGCGGCACCGTGCGACAGGGAACGCGCTTGCAGATCGCCTATTTCGACCAGATGCGCGCCGTGCTCAACCTTGACGCCACCCTGGCCGACACCATCAGCCCCGGCAGCGAATGGGTTGAGGTGGCCGGGCAGCGCAAGCATGTGATGAGTTATCTGGGCGATTTTTTGTTCTCGCCCGCGCGGGCCAACTCGCCGGTCAAGTCGCTTTCAGGGGGGGAACGCAATCGCCTACTGCTGGCTAGGTTGTTCGCCCGCCCGGCCAATGTGCTGGTACTCGACGAGCCGACCAACGACCTCGACATCGACACGCTGGAACTGCTGGAGCAGTTGCTGCAAGACTTTCCCGGTACCGTGTTTCTGGTCAGCCACGACCGTCGCTTTCTCGACAATGTGGTCACCAGCACGATAGTGAGCGAGGCCACGCCGGAAGACCCTGGCCGTTGGCGCGAATACGAGGGCGGCGTCTCCGACTGGCTCACCCAATCGCAGCGTGCCCGCGCCTTGCAGGCGCAGCTGAATAAATCGGCCGCAGGCGGGGCGGACAAACGCGGCGCGGCGCCCACCAAATCGGCTCAGGCACAGCCGCCCATTCCCCCCGTACCGGCCAAGCGCAAGCTGAGCTACAAGGAACAGCGGGAGCTGCAGGAACTACCCGGCCGCATAGCCGCGCTGGAGGCGGAGCAGAAATCGCTTTCCGATCAACTGGCCGACCCGGCGAGTTATACCTCTGCCACGACGCGGATCAGCGAGATGCAGGAACGTTACGCGCAGATCGACGAAGAACTGCTCCACGCCCTGGAACGCTGGGAAGTGCTCGATGGCAAGTGA
- a CDS encoding TlpA disulfide reductase family protein, protein MNKVNIWISAAIILLIAAVLGNAWFQRERSVPIAVENNAVKSFFTDKLDDLQGKSIDLSQYRGKPLVINFWASWCPPCIAEMPDFSKFYQQNKDKGIEMVGIALDNPTAVRNFLKEHPVSYPILLGGMNGIALSTSLGNKQGGLPFTVVLDGKGDVVFQKLGKTSLDELKEAVPSGH, encoded by the coding sequence ATGAACAAAGTCAATATCTGGATTTCTGCCGCCATCATCCTTCTCATCGCCGCGGTGCTCGGCAATGCCTGGTTTCAGCGTGAACGCAGCGTGCCCATTGCGGTTGAAAACAATGCGGTCAAGTCTTTTTTCACTGACAAACTCGACGATCTGCAGGGAAAATCCATCGATCTGTCGCAATACCGCGGAAAACCGCTGGTGATCAATTTCTGGGCGAGCTGGTGCCCGCCTTGCATCGCAGAAATGCCCGATTTTTCGAAGTTTTATCAGCAGAACAAAGACAAAGGCATCGAGATGGTCGGCATTGCGCTCGACAACCCCACTGCGGTGCGCAATTTCCTGAAAGAGCATCCGGTGAGCTACCCCATTCTGCTGGGCGGCATGAATGGCATCGCCCTGAGCACCAGCCTGGGCAATAAGCAGGGGGGCCTGCCATTCACCGTGGTGCTCGATGGCAAGGGCGACGTGGTGTTTCAAAAGCTGGGAAAAACCTCTCTCGACGAACTGAAAGAAGCGGTACCCTCCGGTCATTGA
- the aroQ gene encoding type II 3-dehydroquinate dehydratase, whose protein sequence is MTRILVLHGPNLNLLGQREPHIYGATTLDDINQSLQTLAAELGVEAQTFQSNHEGDLIDRLHAARLDGTRFIIINPAAYTHTSVALRDAIAATDLPFIEVHLSNVYRREPFRHHSYFSDLATAVISGCGAHGYSLALRHAVVDLGNRKN, encoded by the coding sequence ATGACCCGCATCCTTGTTCTCCACGGCCCCAATCTCAACCTGCTGGGGCAGCGTGAGCCACACATTTATGGCGCGACCACGCTGGACGATATCAATCAGTCGCTGCAAACCCTTGCCGCCGAACTGGGGGTGGAGGCGCAGACTTTCCAGAGCAATCACGAAGGCGACCTGATTGATCGGTTACATGCGGCGCGCCTGGACGGCACGCGCTTCATCATCATCAACCCTGCGGCCTACACCCACACCAGCGTTGCCCTGCGTGATGCCATCGCGGCCACCGACCTGCCCTTCATCGAAGTACATCTCAGCAATGTGTACCGCCGCGAACCGTTCCGCCATCACTCCTACTTTTCCGATCTGGCCACCGCCGTCATCAGCGGTTGTGGCGCTCATGGCTACTCCCTGGCCTTGCGCCATGCCGTAGTCGATCTTGGGAATCGTAAAAATTGA
- the accB gene encoding acetyl-CoA carboxylase biotin carboxyl carrier protein, which produces MDLRKLKTLIDLVSDSNVSELEITEAEGTVRIVKAQPQPIIQYAQMPAQLGSQFASQAPMQYAAPQAMPAQAQAPAAEAAPAPEAQGHVLKSPMVGTFYRSSSPGAAPFVEVGDTVKVGQTLCIIEAMKILNEIECDKDGVIKAVLGENGQAVEFGQPLFVIE; this is translated from the coding sequence ATGGATTTACGCAAACTCAAGACTTTGATCGACCTGGTCTCCGATTCCAACGTCTCCGAGCTGGAGATCACGGAAGCCGAAGGCACGGTCAGAATCGTCAAGGCGCAGCCGCAGCCCATCATTCAATACGCGCAGATGCCCGCTCAGTTGGGATCACAGTTTGCGTCTCAGGCCCCGATGCAATACGCCGCGCCCCAGGCCATGCCCGCTCAAGCTCAGGCACCCGCCGCTGAAGCAGCTCCCGCCCCGGAGGCGCAAGGGCATGTGCTGAAGTCGCCGATGGTCGGCACGTTCTACCGCTCTTCTTCTCCGGGGGCGGCGCCGTTCGTTGAGGTGGGCGACACGGTCAAGGTCGGCCAGACGCTGTGCATCATCGAGGCGATGAAAATTCTCAACGAAATCGAGTGCGACAAAGACGGCGTGATCAAGGCCGTGCTGGGCGAAAACGGTCAGGCCGTCGAATTCGGCCAGCCGTTGTTCGTGATCGAGTAA
- the accC gene encoding acetyl-CoA carboxylase biotin carboxylase subunit, whose amino-acid sequence MFKKILIANRGEIALRVQRACRELGIQTVVVYSEADREAKYVRLADEAVCIGPAPSAQSYLHMPAIISAAEVTDAEAIHPGYGFLSENADFAERVEKSGFAFIGPRPDSIRLMGDKVSAKQAMIRSGVPCVPGSEGALPDDPREITRIARSIGYPVIIKAAGGGGGRGMRVVHTEAALLNAVTMTRSEAGAAFGNPAVYMEKFLLQPRHIEIQVLADTHGNALWLGERDCSMQRRHQKILEEAPAPGIPRRLIERIGARCADACKKIGYRGAGTFEFLYENGEFYFIEMNTRVQVEHPVTELITGIDIVVEQIRIAAGEKLTVRQRGVHLNGHAIECRINAEDPYKFTPSPGRITMWHTPGGPGVRVDSHAYANYFVPPNYDSMIGKIIVHGATREQAIARMRIALSEMVVDGIQTNIPLHRELMVDARFIEGGTSIHYLEEYLAARHTA is encoded by the coding sequence ATGTTCAAAAAAATCCTTATCGCCAACCGTGGCGAAATCGCCCTCCGGGTGCAGCGTGCCTGCCGCGAACTCGGCATCCAGACCGTGGTGGTCTATTCAGAAGCGGATCGCGAAGCGAAGTATGTACGGCTGGCCGACGAGGCTGTGTGCATCGGCCCGGCGCCCTCGGCGCAGAGTTATCTGCACATGCCGGCCATTATTTCTGCTGCCGAAGTGACCGATGCCGAGGCGATTCACCCCGGTTACGGCTTTCTGTCGGAAAACGCGGATTTCGCCGAGCGGGTGGAGAAATCCGGCTTCGCCTTCATCGGCCCGCGTCCCGATTCCATTCGTTTGATGGGCGACAAGGTCAGCGCCAAGCAGGCCATGATCCGCTCGGGCGTGCCCTGCGTGCCAGGCTCGGAGGGGGCGCTGCCTGACGATCCGCGCGAAATCACCCGCATCGCCCGCTCGATCGGCTATCCCGTCATCATCAAGGCCGCAGGCGGCGGCGGCGGCCGCGGCATGCGCGTGGTGCACACCGAAGCCGCGCTGCTCAACGCCGTGACCATGACCCGCAGCGAAGCGGGCGCGGCGTTCGGCAACCCGGCGGTCTATATGGAGAAGTTTCTGCTCCAGCCGCGGCATATTGAAATTCAAGTGCTGGCCGACACCCACGGCAACGCGCTATGGCTGGGCGAGCGCGATTGTTCGATGCAGCGGCGCCACCAGAAGATTCTCGAAGAAGCCCCCGCCCCTGGTATTCCGCGGCGGCTGATCGAGCGTATCGGCGCCCGCTGCGCGGATGCCTGCAAAAAAATCGGCTATCGCGGTGCGGGCACCTTCGAGTTCCTGTATGAAAACGGCGAGTTCTACTTCATCGAGATGAATACCCGCGTGCAGGTCGAGCACCCTGTTACCGAACTCATCACCGGCATCGACATCGTGGTCGAGCAGATCCGGATTGCCGCGGGCGAGAAGCTGACCGTGCGCCAGCGCGGCGTGCACCTCAACGGCCATGCCATCGAGTGCCGCATCAACGCCGAAGACCCCTACAAGTTCACCCCGTCGCCCGGGCGAATCACCATGTGGCACACCCCGGGCGGCCCGGGGGTGCGGGTCGATTCGCACGCCTACGCCAACTACTTCGTGCCGCCTAACTATGACTCGATGATCGGCAAAATCATCGTGCATGGCGCCACGCGCGAGCAGGCGATCGCGCGCATGCGCATTGCCCTGTCGGAAATGGTGGTGGACGGCATCCAGACCAATATCCCGCTGCACCGCGAACTCATGGTGGATGCGCGCTTCATCGAAGGCGGCACCAGCATCCACTACCTCGAGGAATACCTCGCCGCGCGGCATACCGCCTGA
- the prmA gene encoding 50S ribosomal protein L11 methyltransferase, with protein MTYREVTLPVSEAQADLLSDALMELGALSVSVEDRFGDTAQEQALYGEPGMPPPKGAWAQSLLRVLFADEAQADAALAALLAEDILPDLQEVQQSTVEDQDWVRLTQSQFQPVSIADALWIVPSWHEPPEVAAPIIRLDPGLAFGTGTHPTTRLCLEWLARQTPSQLSVLDYGCGSGILAIAAAKFGAGPVVGVDIDPDAVLATEANAAANDVTVQAGLPDKVADAQFDIVVANILSAPLKLLAPAIAAHVKPGGWLVLSGILDRQAKELIDTYAPYCALHIDKTLDGWVCLAGRAHP; from the coding sequence ATGACCTACCGCGAAGTCACCCTCCCTGTCAGCGAAGCGCAGGCCGATCTCCTCTCCGATGCGCTGATGGAGCTCGGCGCTTTGAGCGTGAGCGTCGAAGACCGTTTCGGCGACACGGCACAGGAGCAGGCCTTGTACGGCGAGCCGGGCATGCCGCCGCCCAAGGGCGCCTGGGCGCAATCGCTGCTTCGCGTGCTGTTCGCCGACGAGGCCCAGGCCGACGCTGCGCTGGCCGCCCTGCTTGCCGAAGACATCCTGCCCGATCTGCAAGAGGTGCAACAGTCCACGGTGGAAGATCAGGACTGGGTACGGCTGACGCAGTCTCAGTTCCAGCCGGTGTCGATTGCCGACGCGCTGTGGATCGTGCCGAGCTGGCATGAGCCGCCCGAGGTTGCGGCGCCCATCATCCGTCTCGACCCTGGGCTGGCCTTCGGCACCGGCACCCACCCCACCACGCGGCTTTGTCTGGAGTGGCTGGCGCGCCAAACGCCAAGCCAACTCAGCGTGCTCGATTACGGTTGTGGTTCGGGCATTCTGGCCATCGCCGCGGCCAAGTTCGGCGCCGGCCCCGTGGTCGGCGTGGACATCGATCCCGACGCGGTGCTGGCCACCGAAGCCAACGCTGCGGCCAATGACGTCACCGTGCAGGCCGGCCTGCCCGACAAGGTGGCTGATGCGCAATTCGACATCGTCGTCGCCAACATTCTGTCTGCGCCGCTCAAACTGCTGGCGCCCGCGATTGCCGCGCATGTGAAACCCGGCGGCTGGCTCGTGCTCAGTGGCATACTCGACCGGCAGGCCAAAGAACTCATCGACACCTACGCGCCCTATTGCGCGCTGCACATCGACAAGACGCTCGATGGCTGGGTCTGCCTCGCGGGCCGCGCCCACCCCTGA
- a CDS encoding zinc-ribbon and DUF3426 domain-containing protein, protein MAGSASRAAPTPEQRMAQATRCPHCQTAFKVVRDQLLLREGWVRCGHCGEPFNALDHLIDLTPAPPAAAEPAPASAEPQAPAEPTPPPEAPPEPLASTVPVTAGLRWNNIPLDQPTYQGFLPLTAQAYSPAPRAPAKQAPARGEKAQPDQALAPAESPDDLLPEGDLAADEIPPSQSALDPDAAPLSEFNLNDALNYQFVSEDLSQNPPALAAKPVEAEPEFIRKARRQAFWSSTPARAALAFISLLLLLVLAAQAALTWRDTLAQQYPISRPWLQQLCEMTSGCELAAPRNLDALVIDSSTLSPADSGLQLSVLLRNRSDRAVAWPALELTLTNAQDMTLQRKVVQAAQYLPEAQATHRTLTEGLAAGQQVQLLLHLEVNGAAPAGYKLVLFYP, encoded by the coding sequence ATGGCTGGGTCTGCCTCGCGGGCCGCGCCCACCCCTGAACAGCGCATGGCACAGGCCACCCGCTGCCCCCACTGCCAGACCGCCTTCAAGGTGGTGCGCGACCAGCTCTTGCTGCGCGAAGGCTGGGTGCGCTGCGGTCATTGCGGCGAACCGTTCAACGCCCTCGATCACCTGATCGATCTCACCCCGGCGCCGCCCGCCGCCGCCGAGCCCGCCCCCGCCTCCGCCGAGCCCCAGGCCCCAGCCGAACCGACCCCGCCGCCCGAAGCGCCGCCCGAACCGCTGGCAAGCACCGTGCCCGTGACGGCGGGCCTGCGCTGGAACAACATTCCACTCGATCAGCCGACTTATCAAGGTTTTCTGCCGCTGACGGCGCAGGCCTACAGCCCGGCGCCCCGGGCTCCCGCGAAACAAGCGCCTGCGCGCGGTGAAAAGGCCCAGCCTGACCAGGCGTTGGCACCCGCCGAATCGCCCGATGACCTGTTGCCCGAAGGCGATCTTGCGGCGGACGAGATCCCGCCCTCCCAATCTGCTCTCGATCCCGACGCCGCACCGCTGTCCGAGTTCAACCTGAACGACGCGCTCAACTATCAATTTGTAAGCGAAGACCTCTCGCAAAACCCGCCCGCACTCGCCGCAAAACCGGTGGAAGCGGAGCCCGAATTTATCCGCAAAGCCCGTCGCCAGGCATTCTGGAGCAGCACGCCTGCCCGCGCGGCGCTGGCCTTCATCAGCCTCCTGCTGCTTCTGGTACTCGCCGCTCAGGCCGCGCTGACTTGGCGCGACACCCTGGCGCAGCAATACCCGATCAGCCGCCCTTGGCTGCAACAGCTCTGCGAGATGACCAGCGGCTGCGAATTGGCCGCTCCGCGCAACCTCGATGCCTTGGTCATCGACTCCTCCACGCTCAGCCCGGCCGACAGCGGCTTGCAACTCAGCGTGCTGCTGCGCAACCGATCCGACCGCGCCGTGGCCTGGCCTGCGCTGGAGCTGACCCTGACCAATGCGCAGGACATGACTTTGCAACGCAAAGTGGTGCAAGCCGCGCAATACCTCCCCGAAGCGCAGGCCACCCATCGCACCCTGACAGAGGGCCTGGCCGCCGGCCAGCAGGTGCAATTGCTGCTGCACCTCGAGGTCAACGGTGCCGCCCCGGCGGGTTACAAGCTGGTGTTGTTCTACCCCTGA
- the nagZ gene encoding beta-N-acetylhexosaminidase, protein MQLLMHSPLILDVAGLQLGAADRKRLRNPLVGGVVLFARNWESRGQLSALCAQIKAVRLDLLIAVDHEGGRVQRFRTDGFTALPAMRELGAYWMVDAPGAMRRAAACGFVLASELRACGVDFSFTPVLDLDWGGSSVIGDRAFHADARVVTVLAQSLMLGLARAGMAHCAKHFPGHGYVRADTHLAVAHDARTLGAILSADAAPYQWLAPGLRAVMPAHVIYPEVDALPAGFSPVWLRDVLRERIGFTGAILSDDLGMAAARAEGQSLSQAALQGLQAGCDAMLVCNQSVVHNGRPLDVLLRELDQALERGQWTPDVRSAQRRFDLLPTQPPLQWDELMVSDSYRAALDDVFNLPRPAGEK, encoded by the coding sequence ATGCAACTGCTGATGCACTCCCCGTTGATCCTCGATGTGGCCGGGCTGCAACTCGGCGCCGCCGATCGCAAGCGCCTACGCAATCCACTGGTGGGCGGGGTGGTGCTGTTTGCACGCAACTGGGAGAGCCGCGGGCAGCTCTCGGCGCTGTGCGCGCAGATCAAGGCGGTACGCCTTGATCTGTTGATCGCGGTCGATCACGAGGGCGGGCGGGTACAGCGCTTTCGCACCGATGGTTTCACGGCACTTCCGGCCATGCGCGAGCTTGGGGCGTATTGGATGGTCGATGCCCCAGGCGCCATGCGGCGCGCGGCGGCGTGCGGTTTCGTGCTGGCTTCGGAGCTGCGGGCTTGCGGGGTCGATTTCAGCTTCACGCCCGTGCTCGATCTCGATTGGGGCGGCTCCAGCGTAATCGGTGATCGCGCGTTTCACGCCGATGCGCGGGTGGTGACGGTGCTGGCGCAAAGCCTGATGCTGGGTTTGGCGCGTGCTGGCATGGCGCATTGCGCCAAGCACTTCCCCGGCCACGGCTATGTGCGTGCCGACACGCATCTGGCCGTGGCGCACGACGCGCGCACCCTCGGCGCCATTCTGAGCGCCGATGCCGCACCTTATCAATGGTTGGCGCCCGGGCTGCGCGCGGTCATGCCGGCGCATGTGATCTACCCCGAGGTGGATGCGCTGCCCGCAGGTTTCAGCCCCGTATGGCTGCGGGACGTGCTGCGCGAGCGCATCGGTTTTACCGGCGCGATACTCAGCGACGACCTCGGCATGGCCGCGGCGCGGGCCGAGGGCCAAAGTCTCAGCCAGGCCGCACTGCAGGGTTTGCAGGCCGGATGCGACGCCATGCTGGTGTGCAACCAGAGCGTGGTCCATAACGGCCGACCGCTCGACGTGCTGCTGCGCGAGCTTGATCAGGCGCTGGAGCGCGGGCAGTGGACGCCGGATGTCCGCAGCGCCCAGCGCCGCTTCGACCTGCTGCCCACCCAGCCTCCCTTGCAATGGGACGAGCTCATGGTGAGCGACAGCTACCGGGCCGCGCTCGACGACGTTTTCAACCTGCCCAGACCGGCGGGCGAGAAATAA
- the acpS gene encoding holo-ACP synthase has protein sequence MIYGIGTDVCSIARMGAAVQRNGDRFAQRVLGDGELAEYERRMAKVRQRGINYLATRFAAKEAFSKSIGLGIHSPMRWRDCEILKLPSGQPVIVLHDALKDWCEARSLRFLVSVSDEADTALAMVVAEVTRPD, from the coding sequence ATGATCTACGGCATCGGCACCGATGTCTGCTCCATTGCGCGCATGGGCGCCGCGGTGCAGCGCAACGGCGACCGTTTCGCGCAACGGGTGCTCGGCGACGGCGAGCTGGCCGAGTATGAGCGCCGCATGGCCAAGGTGCGCCAGCGCGGCATCAACTACCTGGCCACGCGGTTTGCCGCCAAGGAAGCGTTCTCCAAATCCATCGGCCTGGGCATTCATAGCCCCATGCGCTGGCGCGATTGCGAGATTCTCAAACTCCCCAGCGGACAGCCGGTCATCGTGCTGCATGACGCGCTCAAAGACTGGTGCGAGGCCCGTTCGCTGCGGTTTCTGGTCTCGGTGTCCGATGAGGCCGATACCGCGCTGGCCATGGTTGTAGCCGAAGTGACTCGGCCTGACTGA
- a CDS encoding pyridoxine 5'-phosphate synthase: protein MACPSDAAPLLGVNIDHVATLRNARGGSFPDPVLAAQQAVEAGADIITFHLREDRRHIRDADVERLKATLSAPLNFESALAPEMLDIICRVRPQMVCLVPERRQEVTTEGGLDVAGQFDRVREACARLADFGCRVSLFIEPSIWQIEASAQAGAPCIELHTGAYANAFDAADEAARQREFDRIVAGLKLGRSLGLQTNAGHGLSLQSTPAIAALPEVSELHIGHALIGHAVFVGLKQSVRDFQAVIARAVATHS, encoded by the coding sequence ATGGCTTGCCCCTCCGATGCTGCGCCGCTGCTCGGGGTGAATATCGACCATGTCGCCACGCTGCGCAACGCGCGCGGTGGCAGTTTTCCCGATCCCGTGCTGGCGGCGCAGCAGGCGGTCGAAGCCGGGGCGGACATCATCACCTTCCACCTGCGCGAAGACCGTCGCCACATCCGCGATGCCGATGTCGAGCGGCTCAAAGCCACCCTTTCGGCGCCGCTGAATTTCGAGTCTGCGCTCGCCCCGGAGATGCTCGACATCATCTGCCGAGTACGTCCGCAGATGGTCTGCCTGGTGCCCGAGCGTCGGCAGGAAGTGACTACCGAGGGCGGGCTGGATGTGGCGGGGCAGTTCGACCGCGTGCGCGAGGCCTGCGCTCGTCTGGCCGATTTCGGCTGCCGCGTTTCCCTGTTCATCGAGCCCAGCATCTGGCAAATCGAGGCCAGCGCCCAGGCCGGTGCGCCCTGCATCGAGCTGCACACCGGCGCTTACGCCAACGCTTTCGATGCCGCAGACGAAGCCGCGCGGCAACGCGAATTCGATCGCATCGTCGCGGGCCTGAAGCTGGGGCGCAGCCTGGGCCTGCAGACCAACGCGGGCCACGGCCTGAGTCTGCAGAGCACGCCGGCCATTGCCGCACTGCCCGAAGTGAGCGAGCTGCACATCGGCCATGCGCTCATCGGTCATGCGGTGTTCGTCGGGCTGAAGCAATCGGTGCGTGACTTTCAGGCGGTGATCGCGCGCGCGGTGGCAACGCATTCATGA
- the recO gene encoding DNA repair protein RecO gives MRTELSVEPAAVRPVPRAPRRGVSVERVQEEPIYVLHSYPWKETSLLLDVFSRRHGRLALVAKGAKRPTSALRAVLLGFQPCHASWSGRGEVRTLTRAEWAGGLAPLSGLPLLCGFYFNELLVRLLAREDAHEGLFDAYHAGIAALAQRPHATAGELEPVLRSFEFSLLRELGFLPDLHLEGATSEPVLPDAFYRVDPDHGVSACSASDALAVRGEVLLALREGPPAEGDVALARAAKTLMRSLLHYHLSGQMLRTRQLLIDLHKL, from the coding sequence ATGAGGACTGAGCTGAGCGTCGAACCGGCTGCCGTGCGCCCCGTGCCGCGCGCTCCCAGACGCGGCGTCTCGGTGGAGCGCGTGCAGGAAGAGCCCATCTACGTCCTGCACAGTTACCCGTGGAAGGAAACCAGCCTGCTGCTCGACGTGTTCAGTCGCCGCCATGGCCGCTTGGCGCTGGTGGCCAAGGGCGCCAAGCGGCCGACTTCCGCGCTGCGCGCCGTGCTGCTGGGTTTTCAGCCCTGCCACGCCAGTTGGAGCGGCCGCGGCGAGGTGCGCACCCTGACCCGGGCCGAGTGGGCGGGTGGGCTGGCGCCACTGTCGGGCCTGCCTCTGCTTTGCGGTTTTTATTTCAACGAATTGCTCGTGCGTCTGCTGGCTCGCGAAGATGCTCACGAAGGTCTGTTCGACGCTTATCACGCCGGCATTGCCGCGCTGGCGCAACGCCCCCATGCGACGGCGGGCGAGCTGGAGCCGGTGCTGCGCAGCTTTGAGTTTTCGCTGTTGCGCGAACTGGGTTTTTTGCCCGACCTGCACCTCGAAGGTGCGACCTCCGAGCCCGTGCTGCCCGATGCGTTTTACCGGGTCGACCCGGATCATGGCGTGTCGGCCTGCTCCGCTTCCGATGCCCTGGCGGTGCGCGGCGAGGTGTTGCTGGCGCTGCGCGAAGGCCCGCCGGCAGAAGGCGATGTTGCACTGGCGCGGGCCGCGAAGACGCTGATGCGCAGCCTGCTTCACTATCATCTTTCGGGACAGATGCTGCGCACCCGCCAGCTGCTTATTGATCTCCACAAGTTATGA